The following is a genomic window from Pyricularia oryzae 70-15 chromosome 5, whole genome shotgun sequence.
CAGACTATCCATGTCACCAGCAAACGCCGGCGCGGCCACCGACTCCATGTATTCGTCGCCCTGGTAGCTCAGCATGGATATGTGCATCATCTCCCAGAGGAAGGAGGGGGATGCTCCCGATTTGGCGCGCAAATCGCATGCAGTCCAAGTGAAGGGGATCATCTCGAGGTATTTATCCTCCGTCATAGCTTCGCGCGTAAAGACGTCATCTCTACGCCGCTTCAAAAGggggagaaaaagagagcCCTCCGCCATGGCTGAACGAAGCTTCCACTCTGGGGTTGTGGAAAAAAGGGGAGTCGCTTTGTAAAGTTTGATGAACGACTCTGCTCGAGGAGACGACGTTGGGATGTTCAAGATGCGGCCTATATGGCTCGTTGGTGCAATGGAGCTGGACAGTTTCAACGCGGCCAGGCGGTACACCTGAGACAAAACAGGGCTGCCGTAAGTAACCTTTTCGATCCAAAGATAATCTCCCGAGGGCGACTGCTTCGGCTGCAGATATTCGCAACCTCGTCGTACGGCGTTGAGCAGCTCAGGTCGTATCGGATCCACGAACATAACTTGGGCAGCCATCGAAAGGAGTACGACGGCGTATCCCGTTATTTCCACCGAATCGGACCAAGATCCTGTCTCGTCATCTTGCTCTTGAATTGCCTGCACACAAGACCGATAAATGGCAATTGCATACTTTATCCCAACCTCTTCATCGAGGATTGATAAAGGCAGTCGACCACCTTCTACCAAGTGCAGCAATTCTACGAATGCCTGCACCATAAGCATCGACGGATAAAGCGGTGAAAGGTTCTGCGATTGGTTCAGCTTGTTAGCAATAGCTTCCAAAAGCAATGGAAAGGGGTTACTTACCCATTTGTCTTTGATTGCCCCATCCGTGTTCCACCATTTGTTGCACAAAAAGCCAGCcactttttttatttggcTCGTGTGTTGGGACGGCGCCGGATGATGCAGCAATGCGAGAAGAACATTGCAATTGGCGCTGAAGCTGCTGTCGCGCTCTGAGGGGTAGGTGCGGAAGTGGGTTTCTGTTTCGAAATCCTCAATCATCCGCGTGGCAGGCTTGCGGAAGCCCATCATATTTAGGGCTGACAGTGTTTTGGCAGTGTCATCTGCGTCCGCCATTATTGAAGGAACTGCGGTCAAGCGAGCTGCGTTAGACTTGCACATGTATTACCATGCAGTCAAGCTGTCCCGTGGGGGAACTCACCAAATCCAACGACGCCGTTTTCCGTCTCGAACACGCGGTTCAGTACGTTGGCGACCTCCCTCGCAGCTGGACCCAGCTGCTTCTCTGTAAAGCCGGCGTGTAGCAACGTGGATAAAACCTTGTGAACAGTGGGAAGTCAGATTAAGTCCTGCAAGTCCAGGGGCCGCTCAGATGCAGGGAGGAATCGTACCCATGAAAACTCAAAGTTGGTAGAGGGAAAAGCGCTAGGGACGCTGTCTTTTCCTGGGCTTCTTTGCAGCACGTGGCGAAGATATCCTTCTGCCTCGTTATCCCACTTTGAGGGCGGTAACCCTATAAGGTAGGCTGCGGTGGCCGATGGTGACCCCATGAATCCACCTCCAGTTTTGTGGTGAGCCACCTTGGTATAATCTATCATACCACTCAAGGCCTCCAAAGAATGCAGGGCAGTTAGTTGTGTCTTGCCGTATAGGTACTCAGGTTTGAACCGTGACATCTTCGCTGCATTTATTTCCATCAGAGTGGCTTTGCCTTCAAATTGGAACGAGATTCCCTCCTCATCAAGCAGGCGAAGAAGTGTGGGAACAATGATCTCGAATCCAACATGTGTTGTTTCGGACACGTTCCAACAGCTGAGTTTCCTTTCCAGCGCCGCCCTCGCTAGTTCCACTCGACGGCAAAGCTCTCCTGGGGACAAAACGTCGATTTGAAGAGGATTGACAGAATGGCGTTGAAGAGCCAGCAATGAAGCAGCCGTGTTTAGGATTCCATCTATTTCAGATTGGTAGGCTTCCCAGCTACCATCGTTTTGTTGGTTGTCGAGGATGTATTGGAAACATTCCGGGAAAAGCCAGCGTTGCTGGCCGTCCACATTTTCCTTCTTGACGAGCGATAGCCAGGCAGTGTCGTATACGGTGCAGCTCATGAACCCAGCGCCATGAACACTGTCATAGTTGTCAAGGAGGTGTTGGGTCAATAGGGCGGCCTCCCGATCAGCGTTGGCTGTTTCGGGGAAGGTCAGAGAACCCATTTTACTCTTATGGCTGGACTATCGTGTAACTGTTCTTTTGCCGTTTGAAAATGATATGCAATTAGATTAAAACACTGGCAAAGGCGAATGAACAACAGGGACCTTCTGACCATATTAATCTAGGCGCCTTGGAGCCTATAAATCTAGATTACTTGAACGGTTTGAACGACTTGAACGACTTACAATGTCGCGGACTACATTACGACAAAGATCCATGTCAGTGATTTGAGAGCGATCCTACCTGGATAGTTCTCCAGGCCAAACCTTAAAATGCAGTCAGAGGTCCGGAGTAGCTTTTCGGCGCCACTCGGCCCCACCCGGTTCCCGGTTTCATAGTTCGGAGGATGCGGAGCTATTAATCTAATTTGTTCTTTGCCATGTAGATATCCAAACTGCCGGTGGCAGCACTCGCAAGCAATCGTCTCCGCCGCTATGACATACAATCACGAAGATCAGCTACAGTGGAGCCTCGGGGCGGTGTTTAATGGAATTCCGTGCAGAACCGGCATTCCCGGAAAACAGTTCCTGCTCTACAGCTGGGCGGGGATAACTTTGTCAAGCAACGCGCTCCTTTTGGGAACCATGATCAAAGGCGAACCCTAAATGCAGATCTAATCAGGCGCTGATAAGAGTGAGTGACAGCCTGCAGACAATCATTGGCAACGAATCGTTTTCGCCCATTCCGCAACCCCGTTAAAACGTTAAAAACCGTAAGCTTGCCGTCAGCTAATGAGATAGGCAGATTTTGCTCCTCTAATACACCTTTACTTACTACCTCAGCACTATTCGACATCATCTGCAATGCCTGGAAGCGAAATCATTGTGTCCACCCAACCGTCCTGGGGGACGAACAAAGCCTCACTCCTCCTCGACAAGGAATACTCGTTCCTCTCAGGAGGGGACCCACATCGAGCCGTGGAGCTGCGTCTGGGAGATTTCCAGAACGTCGCCGGAAGTGAGGCGCTCGATGCTGGCGCTCCTCCTGCCGCAAATAATGTCGACAAGTCCAACTTGCACGAGCTCCGTCAGCCTAATGGCGCGCTACATGATGCCAAGGTCAACGATACGAAAGAGGAGCTAAATAGGATTATCCTCAATGTCCACCTGCCCCCCGCACCATCAGAAGTGAGCTTCTCCTAGCCGTCGGATCGCACGTTTTCCAAAATCGGGTTGGCACCAATGCTAACATGACTCACCTGCAAAAAAAGGCGATTGAAGCACCTTTCAACTATATCTCGTCCTTGAAGTCTAAAGGGGTGCGCAACCTGTTGATCATGGCGTTGAACACGTGGATTTCGTTGGACCACGCAGCTATAGAATGGGTTGTGTCTCTCGTGGCAGACATACATAATACCTCTCTGATGTAGGAAGCACCCACCCACTTGCATGGAAACGAGGCAATTTCTAACTGGGGATGACAACTAAACCTTATATCCAGGTTGGACGATGTCCAGGACAATTCTCCGCTTCGTCGGTCGAACCCAGCTACCCACACTGTATTTGGAATGCCGCAGACGGTCAACTCCAGTGTCTACGCCACTGTCGATCTGATTCACAGGGCTTCAGAGCAGGGTAACGCACAGGCGGCACAGGAGGTTGTCGGTAAGTTTGGCACAAAGCCATGCCTGGGTTTGGGACCATTTCAGACAATACACTAACGCGCCGTCGCTGTAGTTGGAATGAAAAAGTTACTCGTAGGTCAAAGTCTCGATTTGCTGTGGACATTTGAGGTTTCAACACCCACGTTTGAAGAATACATGCAAATGGTGGACGGAAGTAAGTCATTTCCCCTTCCTCGAGGGCCCCGATGCAAGTTGACACTGGCTCACTTATGCTCACATTGTCTTGTTTCAGAAACGGGTGCGTTATTCGTTATGATCTACAGGATCATGGTAGCTGTATCACCCGGCCAGACTGTGCTGCCGGCGTTGGAGCGGTTCACACTACTGCTTGGGAGATATTTTCAAATTCGGGACGACTATGCGAACCTGGCCTCGCCCGACGTAAGTATCAACTCTGATTAGCACATTGTTCTTTACTGCGTGCTACGTGTAATTGCTAACAGAGGCTGTTCTGGTGAGTTTATTTAGTACTCCAAAGCCAAAGGATTCTGTGAAGACTTGGACGAAGGCAAGTGTAGCTTTATCATGCTGCATGCGCTACGCAACGCACAGCCGGCGTCGCTTACCATCCTGCGACATCTTCTTTTACAACGGCGGAGCGCCGGCTGTGCAGGTTTGGGACACAAGGAAAAGATGCTGGCGATTTTGCAAGAGACCGGATCCCTGAAATTCACTTCCGAGATGCTTCAACAACTACATGGCTCTTTGGTTAAGGAGTTGAAGGATCTCGAGCAGACCTTTGGCGTAAGGAACCAGCTGCTACATGATGTGTTGGAGGCGTTACGGGAATGATTTGGCGGTTTCGTGTGTTTTGTTAATGATGGATTGTGCACTCGGTTTTGGTTATCTCAGGCGTTTACTCGGCATGGATTGCATTTCTAATCATTTTCTCATATTTTGCTCCTATGTATACAATCTGCTTCATATCACAATTTCATAGACGGAGTATAAACAACTTACCAGTCACTGGGACGCAACTTGTCAGGAGAAAACTATGGTACTATGATTTAATTTGTTGTGGTAGCAAGGCTCTTACATGCCAACATAATCCACACTAAATTTGATAAACGGTCAATTAAAGGTGCTCTTTCTGGTGAAATGTGAATAATGAAAAAGGCCAACATGTACAAAATGCGACTGATGCACCTGGTTGTGGACAAACTTTATTGCATGTAACCTGGCTTAGAAGCATGGCCTTGCAAATCACATAGCAAACCCCAAGAACCTTTTTCCGTACTTCTGGGTAGTTCAACAACTGCCGACAGGCTTGTCAACACCCTTGCTGTAGTGGTAAGCGTATACTGTAGTATCTACCCACTGTACTACCACAGTTGTGGGCGGCGCACGCGGCTGTGGGTCTTTTTAGTTTGCATACTATGTAGTAATCAGGCTACGGAGTACCTGTGGACCGCGATTTTCAAGGTTTGCTAAAAACAAACATTGCTGCGTGGATAGGCAAAGTCAAGACTGTGAAGGGATGAGGAATCTTTCGCCTGGTCCCGAGGGATTGGGCACGGTTGCTGGGACCCACTAAACTCCGAGACGCTCCGTGACCCAGACTTCCTAGAGGGGAAGCTGGGCTGATGGATCCACATGTGCCGAAGCACCGGGAACAACTACGGGGAGCTCGGAGATCATGTGAGTAAGCTATGCCTATGACCAAGGGTGGGAAAAGAATCAAACTTACTTACCGCAGCCTAGAGCAGATGGCGCCACCACATTCAAGTCAAGGGTGACTGGTGTCAAAGCGCTCCGGACAGAGCCCCGTCAGACTTATTGTTCTGTAAACTGTGGAAATTGAGCTAAGTATCCAAGCAGCGCCTCCCTTCATAGACCACGGTGGATTGTCCTGCAACACCTTCAATGCTTCATCACCTCGTCAGACgctaacgttgagctccacatctccgacccccctaaagtccggcccctaaaaatatctactcagccacgtcaaccctttgttttattttataaatatctagacgaatttttcactttagaacttgatttttgaagattcttgctccaaaccttccaatgaaacagtacactgaaaatcagcttcttgctgccatttctgacataagaaatggcaaatcagttcacaaaacctcgcaaaaatggggtattcctcggagtacccttcacgatcgtttaaagggggcccagtcaattcaacaagcgaaaagattttgtcaaaggctttcacaggagcaggaaacctatttggcagattgggtacttgcgcaggccgcgttaggccttccgccaacgcatcaagaactacgctattttgcggaacgaattcttcaggccgccggagaaagaaaaagccttgggaaacattgggttagccgttttatagcccgatatccaattttgaaaacccaaagaccccggcgaatagaaaatgcccgggttaatggggctacaaccgaggtaattaaatcttggtggtcctatttgaaaaatcccgttgtcgatactataaaaccggccaaccgttggaatatggacgaaacaggtataatggaaggcaaaggatctaatggcctggtgttagggcgtaataaaatccggccattacagcgaaaagagcctggaacgcggggttggacgagcataatcgaatgtgtatcagctacgggggctgttatacctcccctcgttatatttaaggggaaaaacgtacagcaacaatggtttccagctgatttaagtcctttcgatacctggcaatttcatgcaaccgaaaacgggtggacaaataatgaaacaggtatcgaatggttaaaaaaggtgtttattccgtatacccaacctttaacccctgaaaagcggttattagttctggatggccatggatcacatataacggacgaatttatgcttctttgcttgcaaaacaatattcaactcctatatttaccccctcattcgtcacacgttcttcaaccgttggatttatcggtttttgggccgttaaaggaagcttatcgacgtcacctgggatttgtaaaccagttttgctgttcaacggttgttgggaaacgaaactttctactttgctatcgaaaagccagatcaaaagcatttatagcaaaaaccattcaatctggttggcgtacgacggggttatggccggtgaacttggcaaaaccacttttaaacccttttttgttagaaaatagcaacgccaacgtcgaaaaaggtaaaaataacggcttccaaagggataaaacaccggaaagcccaacccaaaaaattaacgaccagtctttacttatttggaaaacccctaaaacgacccgagatattcgacttcaactacaggaaatttcccggtccgaaaaaagtaacgccacttcacggcttttgtttgcaaaagtccaaaaaagcttcgaaaccaaggatatcttattggctgaagctcagcaaaaaatcagtttgttaaacgcaaaattggaggcggtacggccggtcaaaaggaaaagggtaattccggatcccaacgagcttttggtcagcaaaaaaaacgtttatgaagcacaggaaaataatagggactgtttagaagctttgaacgatggagaagaggttagcgaaccgggagagcctgacaatgattgtattattgtgcgttgatagttttacatttaaatcggtttataaaaggggtatttcgtcgttacatttttcaagggggccggactttaggggggtcggagatgtggagcccaacgttaagtCTTTTATACACACCCGAACAGTGAACTGCGAACACTTGAGTGCAACACAAGCCAAGCGTTTCCCACCATGGCCAGCTCCGTCCACGCCGACTCGGGATGGCTTCGAAAGCAAGTCATGGGGTCTAGCGGTTTGGAATTGCTCGATTCCAGCCGCTTCACAATCGGCATTACCCTAGCGGCTTTGGTGCTCCTCCCCGTCGTCGCCAGCTACTTGACGGGCGCCCGCAAAGGCAAAGAAGCGCCACTGGTCAACCCGCCGGGGCTGTTTCAGCTCGCAGTCCAAAAGAATATAGAATTCGTTCACAAGGGGAACTATTATTTGAAAGAAGCAAGACGCCGTTTCCCCAATCAACCCTTCAAGCTTCTTACAAATGGTGGGCCCATGACGGTTCTCCCTCCGTCGAGGTCAAACGAGATCAAGAATATGGAAAGTCTCGACTTCCGGAAGGTGCTTTCCTACGCCGCGCCTGTCAATCTCCCTGGAGGGTCGGCCATCGCAGCCGTCGATCATCCTCAGGCGATTATTCAAACCGTCATCACCAAGAATTTGACGAAACGACTCAACACAGTTACGGGACCACTGGCCGATGAGGCGTCGTTCGCAATCAACAAGAATTTTGGATCAAACCCTGACTGGGTCGAGGCCAAAATATGCGAGCCAATCACGGACGTGGTCGCTCGTCTTTCCTCGCGCGTTTTCCTGGGAGAGGAAATCTGTCGCAACGAGGAATGGGTTGACTTGACAAAAAAGATTGCCATCGTGGTTTTGACTTGCATCTACACCCTTCGTGCCTTCCCGCAGTGGATGATGCCGATCGTGTATACCTTCGGCAAAGCCGGCAAAGACATGAGGGCTATGAGGACTCGTGTAATCGAAATCATACACCC
Proteins encoded in this region:
- a CDS encoding geranylgeranyl pyrophosphate synthetase produces the protein MPGSEIIVSTQPSWGTNKASLLLDKEYSFLSGGDPHRAVELRLGDFQNVAGSEALDAGAPPAANNVDKSNLHELRQPNGALHDAKVNDTKEELNRIILNVHLPPAPSEAIEAPFNYISSLKSKGVRNLLIMALNTWISLDHAAIEWVVSLVADIHNTSLMLDDVQDNSPLRRSNPATHTVFGMPQTVNSSVYATVDLIHRASEQGNAQAAQEVVVGMKKLLVGQSLDLLWTFEVSTPTFEEYMQMVDGKTGALFVMIYRIMVAVSPGQTVLPALERFTLLLGRYFQIRDDYANLASPDYSKAKGFCEDLDEGKCSFIMLHALRNAQPASLTILRHLLLQRRSAGCAGLGHKEKMLAILQETGSLKFTSEMLQQLHGSLVKELKDLEQTFGVRNQLLHDVLEALRE
- a CDS encoding ent-kaurene synthase, whose product is MGSLTFPETANADREAALLTQHLLDNYDSVHGAGFMSCTVYDTAWLSLVKKENVDGQQRWLFPECFQYILDNQQNDGSWEAYQSEIDGILNTAASLLALQRHSVNPLQIDVLSPGELCRRVELARAALERKLSCWNVSETTHVGFEIIVPTLLRLLDEEGISFQFEGKATLMEINAAKMSRFKPEYLYGKTQLTALHSLEALSGMIDYTKVAHHKTGGGFMGSPSATAAYLIGLPPSKWDNEAEGYLRHVLQRSPGKDSVPSAFPSTNFEFSWVLSTLLHAGFTEKQLGPAAREVANVLNRVFETENGVVGFVPSIMADADDTAKTLSALNMMGFRKPATRMIEDFETETHFRTYPSERDSSFSANCNVLLALLHHPAPSQHTSQIKKVAGFLCNKWWNTDGAIKDKWNLSPLYPSMLMVQAFVELLHLVEGGRLPLSILDEEVGIKYAIAIYRSCVQAIQEQDDETGSWSDSVEITGYAVVLLSMAAQVMFVDPIRPELLNAVRRGCEYLQPKQSPSGDYLWIEKVTYGSPVLSQVYRLAALKLSSSIAPTSHIGRILNIPTSSPRAESFIKLYKATPLFSTTPEWKLRSAMAEGSLFLPLLKRRRDDVFTREAMTEDKYLEMIPFTWTACDLRAKSGASPSFLWEMMHISMLSYQGDEYMESVAAPAFAGDMDSLRHIVHNLIPGIANGIGHGGSYSDSEGTIQRVKDSTGRDAALKPLKCFVDFIMNHWAVVASSPADRASMSRELQGYLLAQIQQLEDNGQLAQAAKQPANLAFNVPFSLWVRTTSADHSSAPCYFAFVACLLTSIVAPPSNGNAGDCFQTVEQKYFAAAANRHLATMCRMYNDYGSVSRDAAESNLNSLDFPEFSACGAESPKASLFSLAQYERACLEDSLSRLEKECNRGSGGACQKATQMRRMTYWRLFCDVTDLYGQIYVIRDMSSNVKKAAAANM
- a CDS encoding ent-kaurene oxidase — translated: MASSVHADSGWLRKQVMGSSGLELLDSSRFTIGITLAALVLLPVVASYLTGARKGKEAPLVNPPGLFQLAVQKNIEFVHKGNYYLKEARRRFPNQPFKLLTNGGPMTVLPPSRSNEIKNMESLDFRKVLSYAAPVNLPGGSAIAAVDHPQAIIQTVITKNLTKRLNTVTGPLADEASFAINKNFGSNPDWVEAKICEPITDVVARLSSRVFLGEEICRNEEWVDLTKKIAIVVLTCIYTLRAFPQWMMPIVYTFGKAGKDMRAMRTRVIEIIHPIIDKREQEKAECKAQGIPAPVYNDAIEWVAAEADPNDPVFKLGDFQIGLSVAAIHTSSDLLGYTLLWLAASDPAYIDALRKEIVEVLGKKGWKKTSLVSMKLLDSTIKEAQRLKPVQLAIMQRRAMKDIESEGGVTVRKGELVAIDSNRLRDPAYYPNPDTFDPYRFYNARKQPGGEHKAQFVSVTPDHLTFGYGKYACPGRFFAANEIKLALCHLLLKYDWKLPEKAPPKPLIIGIDPLVDPEARLLFRRRKEEIDLDSLDVENEE